The DNA sequence GATTACCGGATAGCGTATCCTGGTCGGTAGCCACATCAAGTCCTTCTAATACAACCAGCCTTCCATCGAGATGGGAGGAGTAGACCTTGCCCGATGTCGTGTGAGGGAAGACGCCCCAGCAGCCGTTGAAATTGCCGCTTTCTCCCGCTGAGTACGTATCAACGCGGCCTATTTCTACGGGAGAAGAGGGAGTTGAGATGTCAACCACAGCGACACCTGATTCGTAATGTGAAATATAACAGCGGTTGCCTACAAAATGGGCGTTGTGAGCCAAACCGCTTGGGGCGAGATAGGTGCTCACAAGTTGGATGTTTGCAAGGTTTTCAATGTTCCAGAATTTAATTGTCTTGCCAACTGTCTCTTCGGTTGTCGCAATATGGCGTCCATCGGCCGTTGGCCAGACATTATGGACATAACCGCCTGCGGGTACGGTTACTCGGGCGATCAGCGCCGCGGCATTTTTGTTTGCCATATTGTATATGGAGAAGGTGTGGCGATTGCCTTCGGCGACCCACACCGTATCGTTGCGAGCGAAAACATCATGGATGTCCTGGGTATTCACAAACGGAAATTCAACCGGATTCTCTGGGTCAGCGAGGCTTATGACACGAAAACCGGAATAACCGGATTTGCACAGATAGGCGAATCCTTTGGCCGTGTCTATGGAGAGATTGTGGCATGTGACATCGGTACCGGCGCTACTGAATGATTTGATAAATTTGACTGAATCGGGGAGATACTGCATATCTATAATCATCAAGCCCTGATTTGTTCCGGTGCATTCCGAGACAGCATAGAGGTAATGGCCGTATGATTTCATGTCCCTCCAGCGCGTACCGCCGCAGCCGCCCTGCGGACCCATGACAGTATCGACGATATCATTATCAGTAATATTTACAAAGACGACTCCGTTAAAGATTCCCATGACGGCATATTCTTTACCGTTCTCTTCCCATCCCCAGCAGTCGGTTCCGGCGAAGTTGCTGAAGTTATAGGTTGTACGCTGACAGAGCGCGAAACCGTCATTGCCCAGATCTGCTGGCTTGGCCAGCACAATATCAACCGCCGAGGCATCGCCGATGTTTTCAGAGCTCCTTGCTCTGTCTCCAAGGACTATCTGTGGGGGAGCGGCCTTGACCGGGATTGCGAAACTGCTCAAAATAACGAGAGTCGGTGCAATCAGTTGTTTGCAGGAAAGGGCTTTCTCGAAAAATGTCATTTCTACCTCAGGTGTTATGTGCGGCGGGTGGAGTATGTGGCTACAAAAAGTAATCTCTTGTGCGAATGTTAGTTACAAAATACCTAATATATCGACTTTGTCAAGACTTTGATTGTCTTCTCCGGCTGTCCCTTGATAGACTTCAACTTGCGCCGGTATTTCCCCAGCATTCGCGCTTTCTCTTTCTTTCGGTCGTTCCTTATACAGAACTGTGCGGAGTCCAGGTTCGTACGTCCGCCCTGCCTGCAAATCAACACGAATTCTTTTAAAAAAGATAAAAAAAACTTGACTGGTGCACAAATGTGCAGTATAGTGGCCATTAGTAGTGTTACCCTATCGGGAGGCTTTCAGATAAAGGAGGATCAGATGTCAGAGATGGAAAGAGGTGTCGCTTTCCCATGGGATATGGAGGAGAAATCGGGAATACCCGGCTCTGAATATATCTCTGCGGTTTCGGCTGAGATGGCAGAGACGGGGAAGGTTTATAGCATGTTTTTGCCCCCGGCCAGCGAGTTACGCGAGTACGCCTATGCTAATGCCGCCACGTGTCCGGAATGTGACAGCGGCATGGTTCGCCAAGGGGGCTGTTGCAGCTGCCCTTCATGCGGTTTTTCCAGTTGCGGGATGTAGCAGTCGGTGATGAACGGAGAATAGTTTTAATATGGGAAACAGTGTGAAACAGGAAAGAGGGAAAAATGCGGCTGGCCGATTTTGAGCGGTATGGTATACCCCCTCGCATAATCGAGCACTGGCGCCAGCGCCAAGGGGACATCCTTCTGCCAGTGCAGGTACGGGCTATCCGAAAACGACTGCTCGGCACCCCGGGGGATGGTTCACGCGCCGCCAATCTTGTGATTACTGCGCCGACTTCGTCCGGCAAATCATTTTGTGCCGAAATGGCGGCTGTGCGGGCATTGACCGCCCGGCAAAAGGCGGTATTGCTTTTTCCGCTGAAATCATTGGCCGAAGAGAAATTTGCGGCTTTGCGCCAGACTTATGGGACATTGGTCGTCAATTGCCGCATTGTCACCGGCGATCATTCCGAGTCGGATCAAGCCTTTCTCAATGGTAAATATGACCTTGCGGTGGTCATCTATGAAAAGTTTGACCGTCTCCTGACCCAGCATCTTGATTGTCTGGGCAATATCGGACTTATCGTCATCGATGAACTTCAAATGGTCGCCGAGCCGGGGCGCGGAGCAGTGGTCGAGCGTCTGCTCACTAAAATCCTCAGTTCCCATTATCGCCCGACCCTGCTTGGTCTCTCAGCCGCGCTTGGAGAGAGCGGCGCGCTCAGACTATGCCGCTGGCTTGGGGCGGACTGGGTTGAAGAGTTAAGCCGGCCAGTTGACCTGCTTCGCGGAGTGGCGGCCTGCGGTGAGGTCAGGCTTCGTTCATATAACAGCGGGCAGGATGAAACCGAGCCGTTTGAAAGTTTTGAATCAGAGTATGGAAGCGGCGATTATTACAACAGCGGCGACCGGCTGGCGGCTTTGGCCCGCCAAATTCAGCAGACCAGCGGCTCGACCCTTCTATTTTTAAAATCCCGCCAGGAGACTGTCCAGTTGGCCATGAAAATGGCGGCATCAGTCAACTGGCCTTCGGCAACAAAGGCAATTGATTTATTAAAGGGGGAGGAGCCATCATTTTTGGTCCGCTCACTCTCCCAGACGCTGAGCCGCGGAGTGGCTTTCCATAATGCCGATCTTTCGGCTGACCAGCGCCGAGTCATTGAGCAGGGTTTTATCGACAAGCAGATACGAGTGCTTTTTGCGACCACAACCTTGGCGATGGGGGTAAATCTTCCCGCCGACACGGTTTATCTTGAGACTGTCAAATATGCCTCGAGCAGTTACGGCGACCGGCCTCTGCTGAGTCCTATCACAAGAACCGAGTTTGACAATATGACCGGACGCGCCGGCCGTCTGGGAATGAGCGGCATACCGGGCCGAGCGATTGTGCTGGCGGAATCGGAGTTTGAACGGGATATTTTGTGGGAGAATTATATTTCGCCGACCGGCGAGCCATCGCTGGCATCGACTCTGCCCTATGTTCCCTTTGAAGATTTACTGCTCGACTTTATCGTGTCCGGGCTTGTTTCTGATCAGGCCGATTTTGATCGGGTATTGAGTCAAATGCTCTGGGGAATAGAAAGTCCCTGTATACAAAAAGTTGTCCAATCGGATGTTGCCTCGGCTCTTAATACCCTAATTCAAACTGGTCTGTTGACCGTCGAGTCATCGTCGGCTTCGCAATGGTCGGTCACCCCGCTTGGGCGCGCTGTTTCGTCATCGGGGCTTTCGTATGCCTCAAGCCGGCATTATCTGGCCAAGTTCAGAGAGGGTTATCCTGAGACGCTCTTTGGCTGGGCGGCTCTTGCGCTCAGTTCACCCGATTGGAGTCTTCCCACAGGTATCCTGACCCGACGCGAGCAGAGCGATAATTATTGGATTAAACAGCTTTACAGTCGTTTTGATTATTCGGTTGAAGAAGTCGGCTATCTGCTTCCGGAGAATCATCGCCGCCAGCCTCTGTCGTACCGTACCGTCGCCGCGCTCAAAGCCCTTTTGCTGATGCATGACTGGTCAAACCTGACCAAAGCCCAAAAACTTGAAGAGACGTATCAGGTACATCTGGGACAAGTGATGGCTTTGGGAGAAAGCGCGGCTCACCTGATGACGGCGCTGGCAGCTCTCATACGGGCCATTGATCATGATTCGAACCGTCCGGCGCTTTTAGTCGATTATGCTTTCAGCTTCCAATACGGGTTACCGCCTCAGTACCGCGAGATGCGCTACGCTCTGGGGACCGCTTTTAGCCGGTCGGATATTCTAGCGCTGCGTCACGCCGGGATAGAATCGCTTCAGGAACTCGGCGCTCTCCCTCGGGAAGAATTGGAGAAACTCATCAAAAATCCGGTCAAATTACAACATATCATCGAGAAATTAGAACAACACAAAGAGGAGGTTTACATGCATTCCACACCATCTACCCAGCCGTTCGGCTCTCTTGAGACTGCCCCGCAATGTCTTGAAATCGACGGCAGTTTTGAAGGAGAACGTTATCTTATCAAAGTCAATGGTGTCCCGGTTCGCCTGACTGGCAAATCATTCAAATACCTGACCAAACTGGCCTGGTCCAGGGTCAAAGGAGAAAGCGGCTGGATTTACAAAGATGATATCGAAATAGGCTTTAATCAGGCCAGATACCTCTATCGTATGAAAAATGAGATAACCGGGGCGTTGCATTCAGACTGGCCGGTGGTCGAAAATAACCGACTTGGCTATTACCGCCTTAGTCTTGATCCGGCCAAGATCCAGCTTAACATGGGCCGGTTGGCCGAGCATCCTGATTATGAAATTAGAGGCCTGATTATCGATGGTAACAGCAATCCAGCCATAAGCTAACGACATTTCTACGGTAACTTATTTTTGGTATATTATGACTAATGATTTGACCAAATGGCCTCCATAGCCGATACTAAATAGAGCAATTCTGGTTATCCGACCGGACGGGGTAAAGAAAACGCGGATCGCGTCCATTTACAAGCGCGTGAACGGAACATATTGCGCCCTTTGCGGGTGCATGGATGGAAATATGATTATAAAAAGCAAGTATCGACTGCCCCTTCAAACCGCAGAAAAGCCGCATACTTATCCCGTGCTTCCACTTATGACCGGTGTGCTCTTTCCCGGTATGATCTTTACCATCCAGATCGGGCGAGCAGAAAACCTCAGACTGCTCGAAGACTGTGTGAAAAGCGCGCGGCAGTTTGTGGCATCGTACTCACACGCCGAAGTGGAAACTCCGGAGAGCCAGCCAATTCACCAAGTCGGCGTCTTTGCCGAATTTCGGGATGTTAAAGACGCTCCCGGTGGTTCAAAATTAGTTACGATAGAAGGACTCACACGCGCGGCCATACTCTCGACAACGGGATATGAGCCGTATTTGACTGCCGAGGCGGCAGAGATTGAACTGTCGCTCCATGCAAGCAAAGCCGTTAAAACGAAGATATCTGAAGTCATATCTATCGTCAGCGAAATAACGCAGCTTGATCCGATCTACTCGCCCGAACTTTCGCGTGTGCTACAGTTAAATCTTGAAGAGCCTTCGCTGCTTGCCGACCGGGTTGCGGCATCATTTCATTTTTCGCTCAGCGCAAAACAAGACCTGCTCGAAGCATGCGCTCTTGATGTTCGTTACGAGCGACTGCTGCATTATCTCAACGGTGAGTTGAGCCGCGTGGCAACCGTTCTCAATATCAATGAAAATGTCAAACGGCGGATTGAGGAAGATCAGCGGAAACAGTATCTGAAGCAACAGCTACAGGAGATAAAAAAACAGCTTGGCGAAGATGTCGGCGACGAAAAGGAATTGGGCCGTATCCGGGCGATGCTAAAGACATCGGATAATCTCCCCCCGGAAGTCATAAACCGCGCAAAAATAGAACTCGATAGATTGAATCAGCTTCCCACGGTCTCGGCTGAATACGGCGTTACCAAAGCGTATCTTGACTGGCTGCTCAATTTGCCATGGGGGAAACGTTCGCCTGAATCATATCAAATAGTCGATGTGGAGAAGGTTCTCTCTACTGACTTTTACGGTCCTGACAGTTTGAAAAAACAAATTTTGCAGCGTCTTTCAGTGCGAAAGCTGTTGAGTGGGGTAGACGAAGGGCCATCACTTTGTTTAGTCGGCGCGCCGGGAACGGGGAAGGCCTCGCTTGCCCGAGCAATAGCAAAGGCGCTCGGGAAAGAGTTTATCCGCATATCGGTCGGCGGCATTTCTGATGCCACTGAACTCAAAGGAAGTCCGCGGACATTTTTGGGGGCGAATCCGGGGAGAATTATACGACTGCTCCGCAACTGCGCGACATCTGATCCGCTTATCCTTATCGAAGACATTGATTATTTCAATGTGGATAATGATTCCTCGGTCAATATTTCTTTGTTGGAAGTAGTGGACAGCCGTCGAAACGGGAAGTTTCTCGACAATTATCTTGGCGTTCCTTTCGATTTAAGCAAAGCGCTCTTCATCTGTTCGGTCCGCTCATACGAGGAAATCCCTGAGCAGTTTGTGCCCAGACTGGAAGTTATTGAGCTTCCGGGCTACATCGAAAAAGAAAAGACAATCATTGCCAAGAAGTATATCCTGCCAAGTCTATTCAAAAGGCATGGCCTTGTTCGTTCTGAGATTACCATGTCCGACAAGTCCCTCTCACGAATCATTACGAACTATACGCAGGAAGCGGGACTGCTCGGTTTTTCAAGTCAAATAGAAAAAATCTGCCGGAAAATTGCGCTGGAAAAAGCAGAGCATAAGCGCACAAGCTGGACGCTTAACGA is a window from the Candidatus Zixiibacteriota bacterium genome containing:
- a CDS encoding choice-of-anchor B family protein — its product is MTFFEKALSCKQLIAPTLVILSSFAIPVKAAPPQIVLGDRARSSENIGDASAVDIVLAKPADLGNDGFALCQRTTYNFSNFAGTDCWGWEENGKEYAVMGIFNGVVFVNITDNDIVDTVMGPQGGCGGTRWRDMKSYGHYLYAVSECTGTNQGLMIIDMQYLPDSVKFIKSFSSAGTDVTCHNLSIDTAKGFAYLCKSGYSGFRVISLADPENPVEFPFVNTQDIHDVFARNDTVWVAEGNRHTFSIYNMANKNAAALIARVTVPAGGYVHNVWPTADGRHIATTEETVGKTIKFWNIENLANIQLVSTYLAPSGLAHNAHFVGNRCYISHYESGVAVVDISTPSSPVEIGRVDTYSAGESGNFNGCWGVFPHTTSGKVYSSHLDGRLVVLEGLDVATDQDTLSGNQVVAQASTKFKIDVSINNNFGVSDIVIPLTWSGPYNLVFDSISVAGLRTSGFGKSLIANDLPNRRSVWELSSVSEIASGSGPVASVYFRMPSFAVGDSNLISFDPVFLIGAVIGNSCFSLALPVLPGSVKLPAVSACCVGITGNVDADAGNVVDISDLTALIDHLFISLAPLVCSGEGNTDGSLNSVVDISDLTALINFLFISLTPLPNCL
- a CDS encoding DEAD/DEAH box helicase — its product is MRLADFERYGIPPRIIEHWRQRQGDILLPVQVRAIRKRLLGTPGDGSRAANLVITAPTSSGKSFCAEMAAVRALTARQKAVLLFPLKSLAEEKFAALRQTYGTLVVNCRIVTGDHSESDQAFLNGKYDLAVVIYEKFDRLLTQHLDCLGNIGLIVIDELQMVAEPGRGAVVERLLTKILSSHYRPTLLGLSAALGESGALRLCRWLGADWVEELSRPVDLLRGVAACGEVRLRSYNSGQDETEPFESFESEYGSGDYYNSGDRLAALARQIQQTSGSTLLFLKSRQETVQLAMKMAASVNWPSATKAIDLLKGEEPSFLVRSLSQTLSRGVAFHNADLSADQRRVIEQGFIDKQIRVLFATTTLAMGVNLPADTVYLETVKYASSSYGDRPLLSPITRTEFDNMTGRAGRLGMSGIPGRAIVLAESEFERDILWENYISPTGEPSLASTLPYVPFEDLLLDFIVSGLVSDQADFDRVLSQMLWGIESPCIQKVVQSDVASALNTLIQTGLLTVESSSASQWSVTPLGRAVSSSGLSYASSRHYLAKFREGYPETLFGWAALALSSPDWSLPTGILTRREQSDNYWIKQLYSRFDYSVEEVGYLLPENHRRQPLSYRTVAALKALLLMHDWSNLTKAQKLEETYQVHLGQVMALGESAAHLMTALAALIRAIDHDSNRPALLVDYAFSFQYGLPPQYREMRYALGTAFSRSDILALRHAGIESLQELGALPREELEKLIKNPVKLQHIIEKLEQHKEEVYMHSTPSTQPFGSLETAPQCLEIDGSFEGERYLIKVNGVPVRLTGKSFKYLTKLAWSRVKGESGWIYKDDIEIGFNQARYLYRMKNEITGALHSDWPVVENNRLGYYRLSLDPAKIQLNMGRLAEHPDYEIRGLIIDGNSNPAIS
- the lon gene encoding endopeptidase La, with translation MIIKSKYRLPLQTAEKPHTYPVLPLMTGVLFPGMIFTIQIGRAENLRLLEDCVKSARQFVASYSHAEVETPESQPIHQVGVFAEFRDVKDAPGGSKLVTIEGLTRAAILSTTGYEPYLTAEAAEIELSLHASKAVKTKISEVISIVSEITQLDPIYSPELSRVLQLNLEEPSLLADRVAASFHFSLSAKQDLLEACALDVRYERLLHYLNGELSRVATVLNINENVKRRIEEDQRKQYLKQQLQEIKKQLGEDVGDEKELGRIRAMLKTSDNLPPEVINRAKIELDRLNQLPTVSAEYGVTKAYLDWLLNLPWGKRSPESYQIVDVEKVLSTDFYGPDSLKKQILQRLSVRKLLSGVDEGPSLCLVGAPGTGKASLARAIAKALGKEFIRISVGGISDATELKGSPRTFLGANPGRIIRLLRNCATSDPLILIEDIDYFNVDNDSSVNISLLEVVDSRRNGKFLDNYLGVPFDLSKALFICSVRSYEEIPEQFVPRLEVIELPGYIEKEKTIIAKKYILPSLFKRHGLVRSEITMSDKSLSRIITNYTQEAGLLGFSSQIEKICRKIALEKAEHKRTSWTLNEKNLESYLGTPIYIPEKAETLPEIGNAAGLAWTGSGGELMFIEGLKMKGEGHIITTGSLGDVMRESIQAAHSYVRSKADMLGIDSNDFNGFDIHIHFPSGAIPKDGPSAGITVCLVIASVMSERPIRNDIAMTGEVTLRGRVLPVGGAKEKISAAYRAGIYNVVLPKENRKDIKDLPREIIRKTKFHYIDRVDELFELCLLDYTPSSYTLEKLFTQEMEKAKRKKIIVRKPPRVKSVAKRRR